The Primulina huaijiensis isolate GDHJ02 chromosome 17, ASM1229523v2, whole genome shotgun sequence genome window below encodes:
- the LOC140962360 gene encoding NADPH-dependent aldehyde reductase-like protein, chloroplastic, producing the protein MATNTAVDVPPLNGRVAIITGAARGIGRAIATHLRSLGAKVVINYVTSSTQADLLAAEFNSKSPASTVAIAVKADVSSETDVQHLFDRAEQEFGAPAHIMVNCAGTLDSTFPSIANTTVEVWETTFHVNTKGSFLCCREASKRLARGGGGRIVFITSSLVGSLIPGYGAYAASKAAVETMTKIAAKELKGSGITVNCVAPGPVASDLFFAGKSEEMVQRLVDACPMGRLGEATDVAPLVGFLVSDGGAWVNGQIIRINGGSVV; encoded by the coding sequence ATGGCAACAAACACCGCCGTCGATGTTCCGCCACTCAACGGCCGAGTAGCCATAATAACCGGCGCTGCACGAGGAATCGGACGCGCAATCGCGACTCACCTTCGATCCCTCGGTGCCAAGGTCGTCATCAACTACGTTACCAGCTCAACCCAGGCCGATCTCTTAGCCGCAGAGTTCAACTCCAAATCGCCTGCATCGACGGTCGCCATAGCAGTCAAAGCCGACGTCTCCAGCGAAACGGACGTCCAGCATCTCTTCGATCGAGCAGAGCAAGAATTCGGCGCACCGGCCCACATCATGGTGAACTGCGCCGGAACCTTAGATTCAACGTTCCCATCCATAGCCAATACGACCGTCGAAGTCTGGGAAACGACATTCCACGTGAACACCAAAGGTTCGTTCCTTTGTTGCCGCGAGGCGTCGAAGCGGCTGGCGCGCGGCGGCGGAGGGAGGATAGTGTTTATCACATCTTCACTCGTGGGCTCACTGATACCAGGGTACGGGGCGTACGCCGCCTCAAAAGCCGCCGTGGAGACGATGACGAAGATTGCGGCGAAGGAATTGAAAGGGAGTGGGATCACTGTGAACTGCGTGGCTCCTGGGCCGGTTGCTTCGGATCTTTTTTTTGCTGGTAAGAGCGAAGAAATGGTCCAGAGGTTAGTGGACGCTTGTCCGATGGGTCGATTGGGCGAGGCGACCGACGTGGCACCGCTGGTCGGGTTTTTGGTGAGTGACGGTGGCGCGTGGGTTAATGGACAAATCATTCGGATCAACGGCGGTTCTGTTGTTTGA